A region from the Alosa alosa isolate M-15738 ecotype Scorff River chromosome 7, AALO_Geno_1.1, whole genome shotgun sequence genome encodes:
- the cct4 gene encoding T-complex protein 1 subunit delta: MPEIMAAPKAQVRGRNKGGAYVDRDKPTQIRFSNINAAKAVADAIRTSLGPKGMDKMIQDGKGDVTITNDGATILKQMQVIHPAAKMLVELSKAQDIEAGDGTTSVVVIAGALLEACAKLLQRGIHPTTISESFQKAVDKGVEVLTSISTPVQLSDRETLLNSATTSLCSKVVSQYSSLLAPMCVNAVMRVIDPATATYVDLHDINVVKKLGGTIDDCELVDGLVLTQRVVNSGLSRVEKAKIGLIQFCLSPPKTDMDNQIVVSDYAQMDRVLREERAYILNLVKQIKKAGCTVLLIQKSILRDALSDLALHFLNKMKIMVIKDIERDEIEFICKTIGTKPIAHIDQFTPEMLGTAELAEEVNLDGSGKLVKITGCANPGKTVSIVVRGSNKLVIEEAERSIHDALCVIRCLVKKRALIAGGGAPEIEMALRLAEYSRSLGGMEAYCVRAYADALEVIPSTLAENAGLNPISTVTELRNRHAQGEKTAGINVRKGGISNILEELVVQPLLVSISALTLATETVRSILKIDDVVNTR; this comes from the exons CTGTCGCCGATGCCATCAGAACGAGTTTGGGGCCTAAAGGCATGGACAAAATG ATCCAGGATGGCAAAGGAGATGTTACAATTACCAATGATGGCGCTACCATTTTGAAACAGATGCAAGTGATCCACCCAGCAGCAAAAATG TTAGTCGAGCTCTCCAAAGCCCAGGACATTGAGGCTGGGGACGGCACCACATCTGTGGTGGTCATTGCCGGAGCACTTCTGGAGGCCTGTGCCAAATTGTTACAGAGAG gTATCCACCCCACCACCATCTCAGAGTCCTTCCAGAAGGCGGTGGACAAGGGCGTGGAGGTGCTGACCAGCATCAGCACGCCGGTGCAGCTGAGCGACCGCGAGACGCTGCTCAACAGCGCCACCACCTCACTCTGCTCCAAGGTGGTGTCACAGTACTCCAGCCTGCTGGCGCCCATGTGCGTCAACGCAGTCATGCGCGTCATCGACCCCGCCACCGCCACCTACGTCGACCTGCACGACATCAACGTCGTCAAGAAGCTTGG AGGGACCATCGATGACTGTGAGCTGGTGGACGGACTGGTGCTCACCCAGAGGGTAGTGAACTCCGGCCTGTCCCGCGTGGAGAAGGCCAAGATCGGCCTCATCCAGTTCTGCCTGTCCCCACCCAAGACAGAT ATGGACAACCAGATCGTCGTCTCCGACTACGCACAGATGGACCGCGTCCTTCGTGAGGAGCGCGCCTACATCCTCAACCTGGTCAAACAGATCAAGAAGGCCGGCTGCACTGTCCTGCTTATCCAGAAGTCCATCCTCAG GGATGCGCTGAGTGATCTTGCCCTGCACTTCCTTAACAAGATGAAGATCATGGTCATCAAGGACATCGAGAGAGACGAGATCGAGTTCATCTGCAAG ACCATTGGCACCAAGCCCATTGCCCACATCGACCAGTTCACCCCTGAGATGCTGGGCACGGCGGAGCTGGCGGAGGAGGTCAATTTGGATGGCTCTGGCAAGCTGGTGAAG ATCACTGGCTGTGCAAACCCAGGCAAGACTGTGAGCATCGTGGTGCGCGGGTCCAACAAGCTGGTGATCGAGGAGGCCGAGCGATCGATCCACGACGCTCTGTGTGTGATCCGCTGCTTAGTGAAGAAGAG GGCCCTGATAGCAGGCGGCGGAGCCCCTGAGATTGAAATGGCGCTGCGCCTGGCGGAGTACTCCCGCTCCCTGGGTGGCATGGAGGCCTACTGCGTGCGCGCTTACGCCGACGCCCTGGAGGTCATCCCGTCCACGCTGGCCGAGAACGCCGGCCTCAACCCTATCTCCACGGTGACGGAGCTGCGCAACAGACACGCCCAGGGGGAGAAAACAGCCGGGATCAACGTCCGCAAG GGTGGCATCTCTAACATTCTGGAGGAGCTGGTTGTGCAGCCTCTGCTGGTCTCCATCAGTGCCCTCACCCTCGCCACGGAAACGGTTCGCAGCATCCTCAAGATCGACGACGTG GTAAACACCCGATAA